Within Natator depressus isolate rNatDep1 chromosome 6, rNatDep2.hap1, whole genome shotgun sequence, the genomic segment GGTGGGACAGTACCCCACGGTACTGTAGGTGCAGCCCCGGGTGTCTGGGTAGGAGTGGCATATGGCCCTGGGGGTGGATATGGCATACTAGGTGCAGGATACTGCCCTCCCATTGTTGCTCCCCATGCTCCAGAAGGCATGGATCCCCATGGCCCAACAGGAGCAGGAGGTGCAGCTGGCTCTGTTGGACCACCATATGGTCTTGGAAGCTCAGGAAAGGGCATATTTGGAGGAGGATATTGCCCTGGCGGGACAGGACCTGGCACAGATGGGGGTGGATATGGACCACCAGGAGGAGGACAAGAGGGTCCAGTAGGAGGAGGTGGAAATGGAGCAGGCGGTCCAGGTGGCATTGAAGGATACATTCCTGTTGGGGGAGGTCCAAAGGGCACGCTGGAAGCTGTTGTATTTGGTGGCAATCCAGATGGCCCAGCAGGTGGAGCACTTGGGGTGTTCCAAGGATTGGAAGTTGGCCAGCCTTGTGTTGGTTGACCAGTTTGTTGACCAGATTTTGTATTGCTCACTTTGGAGGTTTTAGCAGGGGAATGATCCGGTAAAGCATCTGCCAACTAGAAAACAGAGCACCAGTGAGACTGCAAACTGCCTACTATTGTAATCACTAACTGTACATTTACAAATTACATACAATATTGTTAGGTAAAGCTATATTAGCTCCTGCATGGTTGTGCTTAATTTCATATAGCTTCTCTCTTCAGAATAGCTTCTCTTTAGAATAGAAGTTAAGAGACATTCTGACATGCTATAGCGACAGAACTGAAGACAAAAGGAGAGATACCATATGTGACAATAAGCAAACTTTTCAATGCAAATCCAGAGGGAAGGGTCTTAAGCATCTTCTACATAGCTACCTTGAAGGCAGCATGTTGGAATTACATTTCAATGCTAATCTCAGACCTGAAAGTCCCAAGGAGACCATCTGACAGGTTAGTACATTTAGCCCTCTGCATTGCTCAACTCACTCCAGAGCGAATACCTCAACTGCAGCACCAGAAGAATCACCTCCCCATTATTTCTTAAATAACTGTCTGGAATTCAGAATCAAGTTGCTTGGCCAAGCGATTTTTAAGAAAGAAATGTAATTACTTACCGAAAAGTCATCAGCTCCAGACATTTTactagggaaaaaaataaaataatgaagttAGTTGAAAGTAATTCTCAAAGTATTTCAGGCAAGAGCTTGTAAGGAAGCTAATTCCTGCCTATTTGTCTAGGTGTCAGTTTCCCCAACCATGGCTTTGTTTTTAGGATTCAGAGCTGAACAGATATCCATCTGTTGCCAGGGCAGACTAAGGTAGTTCTCTCATGGGTGAAGAGACAGTTTTAGTAGGGCCTCTGTCAACATTACAGTTCCAGCACATCAGGGAACCAGTCATAACATGGTAGATGGGACCTGCCTATGCTGTAAACTGGATCATATAACCAGAGCTTAAAAATTCCATGTGCTTATGGCAAGTTGGAAGTTGCCCCAGGCAACTGCTCTCAGTTTCTGTATAATCTAAACTCTTATTTTTAGTAGTATTAAATTTGTGAAGAcaaccttcaaaatgtgaactgACTAAACAGATGCTGTCTTTGTGAATCTAAAGACAAACCATTCCATTGTCTATTGCTGCTCAGAACTTTCCCAAACTGCAGCAGGGTGAAAACTGACCCATCTTGTCAGTTTTTACTACTCCTATTTGGAACAGCAGGGGCAGCAGTGAGCTGAATCAAACCAGTTTCAGTCTGCTGCTTGGGCAAATTGAGGGATGGCTATTCATTGAGGGTGCCCACAAACAAAGGAGGTGCAGAGTAGTGGAGATAGTTTGTAGCAACCAGAAATCTCGAGGGATAAACTGGGTAGCAGATAGCCCTTCATCACTATAGCCGGAAGGTTAGAGGGAGGAGTAAAGAAGTGGAGGTGcaaaagtctgtagtgtagatctggcctttGTATCAATCTCTGGCTAGCAGATTTAATCTTCAGGCTATTAGATCTCCAATTAACTTCTAAGCCCTATGGTGCACTGATAGGTGTGAGGTGGGCAGGAGTGAGCTGGAGAGACTGATGGacagagcttaaggccagaagggagcattttaTCATCTATTCTGGCCTGAATAGA encodes:
- the MAPK1IP1L gene encoding MAPK-interacting and spindle-stabilizing protein-like — its product is MSGADDFSLADALPDHSPAKTSKVSNTKSGQQTGQPTQGWPTSNPWNTPSAPPAGPSGLPPNTTASSVPFGPPPTGMYPSMPPGPPAPFPPPPTGPSCPPPGGPYPPPSVPGPVPPGQYPPPNMPFPELPRPYGGPTEPAAPPAPVGPWGSMPSGAWGATMGGQYPAPSMPYPPPGPYATPTQTPGAAPTVPWGTVPPGTWGPSPPGPFPPPTGSYPAPGLYPTPPNPFQVPSGPAGTPSMPGGHHPYR